Proteins encoded by one window of Homo sapiens chromosome 10, GRCh38.p14 Primary Assembly:
- the LRRC18 gene encoding leucine-rich repeat-containing protein 18 isoform X1, whose product MVKGEKGPKGKKITLKVARNCIKITFDGKKRLDLSKMGITTFPKCILRLSDMDELDLSRNLIRKIPDSISKFQNLRWLDLHSNYIDKLPESIGQMTSLLYLNVSNNRLTSNGLPVELKQLKNIRAVNLGLNHLDSVPTTLGALKELHEVGLHDNLLNNIPVSISKLPKLKKLNIKRNPFPKPGESEIFIDSIRRLENLYVVEEKDLCAACLRKCQNARDNLNRIKNMATTTPRKTIFPNLISPNSMAKDSWEDWRIRLTSS is encoded by the coding sequence ATGGTTAAGGGTGAGAAAGGCCCCAAGGGCAAGAAGATCACCCTCAAGGTGGCCAGGAATTGCATCAAAATCACTTTTGATGGGAAAAAGCGCCTTGACTTGAGCAAGATGGGAATTACCACCTTCCCCAAGTGTATTCTGCGCCTTAGTGACATGGACGAGCTGGACCTTAGCCGGAATCTTATCAGGAAGATCCCTGACTCCATCTCCAAGTTCCAGAACCTCCGGTGGCTGGACCTGCACAGCAACTACATAGACAAGCTGCCTGAGTCCATTGGCCAGATGACCAGCCTGCTCTACCTCAACGTCAGCAACAACCGGCTGACCAGCAACGGGCTGCCCGTGGAGCTGAAGCAACTCAAGAACATCCGCGCTGTGAACCTAGGCTTGAACCACCTGGACAGCGTGCCCACCACACTGGGGGCCCTGAAGGAGCTCCACGAGGTAGGGCTCCATGACAACCTACTGAACAACATCCCCGTGAGCATCTCCAAGCTCCCCAAGCTGAAAAAGCTCAACATAAAGCGGAACCCCTTTCCAAAGCCAGGTGAGTCGGAAATATTCATAGACTCCATCAGGAGGCTGGAGAACTTGTATGTTGTGGAGGAGAAGGATCTGTGTGCGGCTTGCCTGAGAAAATGCCAAAACGCCCGGGACAACCTGAATAGAATCAAGAACATGGCCACGACGACACCGAGAAAGACCATCTTTCCCAATCTGATCTCACCCAATTCCATGGCCAAGGACTCCTGGGAAGACTGGAG